CGGAAGGTCACAAATTCCCCATGTTGAAGTATGAATTATTGCCTCAACAATTATTGTTGGAAGGTATTGCGGAAGAAAGTGATTTCTTCGCGCCTGACCGTGCTGATTTGCGATATATCTACGCCGTTCACGATAAAGATTATGTGGATTCTCTTTTAGATTTAACACTTGATGCCAGAGCGCAGCGAAAAATTGGTTTTCCCTTATCTGCAGCATTAATTGAAAGGGAGTTAAGAATTGCACAAGGAACAATTATAGGCTGTGAGAAAGCATTTGAAACTGGAGTTGCCTTCAATATCGCGGGCGGCACTCATCACGCGTTTACGAATCGGGGAGAAGGGTTTTGTATGTTGAACGATCAGGCAATAGCAGCGAATTATTTATTAGAGGAAAAATTGGCAAGTAAGATCTTGATCATCGATTTAGATGTGCATCAGGGAAATGGAACGGCAGAAATTTTTC
This DNA window, taken from Kaistella carnis, encodes the following:
- a CDS encoding histone deacetylase family protein, which translates into the protein MLPIAFHPIYKHPLPEGHKFPMLKYELLPQQLLLEGIAEESDFFAPDRADLRYIYAVHDKDYVDSLLDLTLDARAQRKIGFPLSAALIERELRIAQGTIIGCEKAFETGVAFNIAGGTHHAFTNRGEGFCMLNDQAIAANYLLEEKLASKILIIDLDVHQGNGTAEIFQHNSNVFTFSVHGQTNYPFSKEVSDLDIGLPNRTADDEYLKLINEYVPKLIDQEKPDFIFYLSGVDILESDKLGNLSVSVEGCKRRDEIVLSNCKKLQIPVQVSMGGGYSPEIKTIIEAHTNTYRVAADIYN